The region TGCTCCTTTCACCTTCCGGCCGGACCTGTCCTCTTTTCCTCCGGGCCCTGCCCCGCAATACCATAACCGTGACTCTCCAGAAGTGCCACTGCCCGCTCAAAATCAACTGCTTTTGTCAAAATATAATCCGTATTATACGTGGAAACCACGAAAATCCCAATCTTGTGTTCAGCTAATATGGCTGATATTCCGGCCAGTATGCCTATCAGCGAAAAAT is a window of Enterocloster clostridioformis DNA encoding:
- a CDS encoding ACT domain-containing protein, with protein sequence MEIKVIEGAFSVCRLKDLGQARMEDDLYFLGRTDEEISLVCRTESVPEDTVSREDGWRAFRIQGELDFSLIGILAGISAILAEHKIGIFVVSTYNTDYILTKAVDFERAVALLESHGYGIAGQGPEEKRTGPAGR